The Arachis hypogaea cultivar Tifrunner chromosome 16, arahy.Tifrunner.gnm2.J5K5, whole genome shotgun sequence genome contains a region encoding:
- the LOC112759124 gene encoding benzyl alcohol O-benzoyltransferase, with the protein MSSSSSKSPSPLITVKRCKPELVAPAMPTPRELKLLSDIDDQEGFRFQLPSIFIYGHNPSMEGKDPVKVIRDALSRTLVFYYPFAGRLREGHGRKLMVDCTAEGVLFIEADADVALDQLGDSLQPPFPCFEELLYNVPGSEGIVNCPLLLIQVTRFKCGGFTLAFRLNHTMSDGTGFAQFMTAMAEMARGAHQPSILPVWSRELLSARHPPRITCTHREYEEPIVDTSTIILSKKDMVQRSFFFGPTEIASLRRLVPRHLGECTRFELVTACLWCCRTKALQLAPEDDVRMMCIVNARARFNPKIPLGYYGNVFAYPAAVTTVRKLCENPFGYAVELIKKAKDEVTEEYMHSVADLLVTKGRPLFTTVGSCIVSNLTRAGLREVDFGWGNALYGGVFEGGAGDFFGVTFMMDCVNGKGEESVMFPIFLPVKAMERFEKELADMLCKSCDDGYPTFIRSSL; encoded by the exons atgtcttcatcatcatcaaaatcTCCCTCTCCCCTGATTACAGTGAAAAGGTGCAAACCAGAGCTAGTAGCTCCGGCTATGCCCACTCCCCGCGAACTTAAACTGCTATCAGACATTGATGATCAAGAAGGGTTTCGTTTCCAACTTCCAAGCATATTTATATACGGTCACAATCCATCAATGGAAGGAAAAGACCCAGTAAAGGTGATAAGAGATGCACTCTCAAGAACACTTGTGTTTTACTACCCATTTGCCGGTAGGCTTAGGGAGGGTCATGGCCGCAAGTTGATGGTGGATTGCACTGCAGAGGGTGTCTTGTTCATCGAGGCTGATGCTGACGTGGCACTTGACCAACTTGGTGACTCCCTTCAACCTCCGTTCCCTTGTTTTGAAGAACTCCTTTACAATGTTCCAGGATCGGAAGGAATTGTCAACTGTCCCCTTCTACTCATACAG GTGACACGCTTTAAATGTGGTGGTTTCACCCTTGCCTTCCGCCTAAACCACACCATGAGTGATGGCACTGGTTTTGCACAATTTATGACTGCCATGGCTGAAATGGCTCGTGGTGCACATCAACCTTCCATTCTACCTGTGTGGTCCAGGGAGCTCTTGAGTGCAAGGCACCCACCTCGCATTACATGCACCCATCGCGAATACGAAGAACCCATAGTAGACACCTCCACCATTATTCTGAGCAAGAAAGACATGGTTCAACGCTCCTTCTTCTTTGGACCAACCGAAATAGCTTCCCTTCGTCGTTTGGTTCCACGTCACCTCGGCGAATGCACTAGATTTGAGCTTGTAACTGCATGTCTATGGTGTTGCCGTACAAAAGCATTGCAACTTGCGCCAGAAGATGATGTTCGCATGATGTGCATCGTGAATGCACGCGCTAGGTTTAACCCTAAAATACCCCTTGGTTATTACGGAAACGTTTTTGCTTATCCTGCAGCAGTTACAACTGTAAGGAAGCTTTGTGAAAATCCGTTTGGATATGCGGTAGAGTtgataaagaaagcaaaagatGAAGTGACGGAAGAGTACATGCATTCTGTGGCAGATCTGTTGGTGACAAAAGGAAGACCGTTATTTACAACCGTAGGATCTTGCATTGTGTCAAACTTGACACGTGCTGGGTTAAGAGAAGTGGATTTTGGATGGGGTAATGCATTGTACGGTGGAGTATTTGAAGGTGGGGCTGGGGATTTTTTTGGAGTAACGTTTATGATGGATTGTGTGAatggcaaaggagaagaaagtgTAATGTTTCCAATTTTCTTGCCGGTCAAAGCTATGGAGAGGTTTGAGAAAGAGTTGGCTGATATGCTTTGTAAGAGTTGTGATGATGGATATCCTACATTTATCAGATCTTCCTTGTAG